In the Nicotiana tabacum cultivar K326 chromosome 16, ASM71507v2, whole genome shotgun sequence genome, one interval contains:
- the LOC107821342 gene encoding uncharacterized protein LOC107821342, whose protein sequence is MAGEDEAPVTDKTTLDSTSPLYMHPSESAGSMLVPIAFDETGYRSWRKRNPQSTLREKQIRDLADSLQYVNDAKELWQELEDRYDQTNGAKLYQLQKEINDLSQGSLDITEYYTKMKKLWEELNMLNIHAKCACKCTCGARENMHKAKQDRRLIQFLMGLNEVYTVVRGSILMMNPLPTIAQLHSYSRRETKGS, encoded by the exons ATGGCCGGAGAAGACGAAGCCCCGGTGACGGACAAAACAACCCTAGATTCAACAAGCCCACTGTACATGCATCCATCGGAAAGTGCTGGATCTATGCTAGTTCCGATAGCTTTTGACGAAACCGGTTATAGATCATGGAGAAAGAGGAATCCTCAAAGCACTCTCCGTGAAAAACAAATTAGG GACCTAGCGGACAGCCTGCAATACGTCAATGATGCTAAAGAGCTTTGGCAGGAACTAGAAGATAGATACGATCAAACTAATGGTGCCAAGTTGTATCAGCttcaaaaggaaataaatgaTCTGAGCCAAGGAAGCCTGGACATCACTGAATATtatacaaaaatgaagaaacttTGGGAAGAACTTAACATGCTGAACATTCATGCCAAATGTGCTTGCAAATGCACCTGTGGAGCAAGAGAAAACATGCATAAGGCTAAACAGGATAGAAGATTAATTCAGTTCCTGATGGGGCTCAACGAAGTGTATACTGTCGTGAGAGGAAGTATTTTGATGATGAACCCTCTCCCAACAATAGCTCAACTCCATTCTTATTCAAGAAGAGAAACAAAGGGAAGTTAA